Part of the Sphaerochaeta associata genome is shown below.
GTGGACGCCCAGACTCGTCTCCCAGGCCCCAATGACTGTCTCTACACTCTGATGGTCCCATACTGCGCCTCGCAATGCAAACAGGGCGAATGCCGGAAGCACCAGACCGATGAGAAAGCCAAGAAGCTCGAATGCCTTGCGCACGGTCTCGCCTGCGAACGCCTTGGCCGCAAGAATCAGGCTGGCGGCAAGCAAAGGGAGGTAGATGGGTGCGAGAAAGAGGGTGTCAATGCTCATCAGCCAACCTCTTGGTGATGACATCGATATCAAGTGATCCTGTGGCCTGGTAGAGGCGTACGGCAAGGGCGAGCGAGAGTGCCGATACACAGACCCCGATGACAATGGCTGTGAGCATGAGGGCCTGGGGAATCGGGTCGACCATGTGGATAATGCCATCATCAAGGATGGGGGCCTGGCTGCCGATCCTGCTCCCTTCCAGGATGAAGAGCAGAACGACTGCCGCATTCATCAGATTCAATCCGAAGATTTTCTTGATGATGTTGCGCATTGCAACAATGGCGGAAAATCCAATCAAAAAGAGCAGGAAAATGAGGATTCGTTCAATGATCATGGCTGCCTCCCATCATGGCGATGCACATGACGGCAATGCTCGTACCTACTTTCAATCCGATGATGATGTTCAGCAGTATGATGAAGTTCGGCGAGAGGTTCTGCACTGTCTTGACCGGGTTGCCGAAGAATCCGCTCTCAAAGAAGACTCCGCTGATCGAGGCGAGCATCAGAAAGAGGAAGGACAGGGACTCGATGCGTGAAAGGACGATGGTATTGGTCAGCTTGGTTTTCAACTCGGTGCCCAATGCCAGAAAGACAATACCCGAGGCCAGTATGACCCCGCCCTGGAAGCCTCCTCCCGGTGAGATGTGACCGTACAACATAACATAGAACCCGAAGAGCAGGACAATGGGACCCAGTTTGGAAGCCACAACCTCGATGAGGTTTGTCCGAAGCGAATGCCGGGGAAGTTTTTCGGGTTCGAGGGAGAACTTGACAGCCTCTTCATCCATCTTGTGACGGCCCAAATTGATCAGGATCGACATGGTTCCGGTAATGGAAACGAGCAGTACCAGCGTCTCTCCCAGTGTATCCATGGCCCGGTAGCCGAGATAGATTGCACTTACGGTATTATCGGCGCCTGTGTCTGCTTTTGCATTGCCGAATAAATAGTCGCGCGCCTGAACCGGCCAGGGAGCATCGCTGAGTATCACCGGAAGGATGGCGAGTCCCAGGATGAGGATGGTCAGAATGATTTTTGAATGCGTCAAAGCCTTCATGACTCCTCCTTGTCCCGTCTTTGGGTATGACGAATGGCCCAAACGAAAATGACGGTCGATACACCGGCTCCGACGGCCGCCTCGGTGATCGCCACATCAGGGGCCCGTAGAATCGTGAAAAGCAATGCGCTGAGCATGCTTATGGCTGAGAGAGCAATAACAGAGTGCAATAGATCCTTGCTGGCCAAGGTGAAAATTCCCAAGACAAGAATGAGACTGAGAATGAGGATATACATGATCATAGGCTTTTATCCTCCT
Proteins encoded:
- a CDS encoding sodium:proton antiporter, translating into MIIERILIFLLFLIGFSAIVAMRNIIKKIFGLNLMNAAVVLLFILEGSRIGSQAPILDDGIIHMVDPIPQALMLTAIVIGVCVSALSLALAVRLYQATGSLDIDVITKRLADEH
- a CDS encoding MnhB domain-containing protein; this encodes MKALTHSKIILTILILGLAILPVILSDAPWPVQARDYLFGNAKADTGADNTVSAIYLGYRAMDTLGETLVLLVSITGTMSILINLGRHKMDEEAVKFSLEPEKLPRHSLRTNLIEVVASKLGPIVLLFGFYVMLYGHISPGGGFQGGVILASGIVFLALGTELKTKLTNTIVLSRIESLSFLFLMLASISGVFFESGFFGNPVKTVQNLSPNFIILLNIIIGLKVGTSIAVMCIAMMGGSHDH
- a CDS encoding Na(+)/H(+) antiporter subunit B, translating into MIMYILILSLILVLGIFTLASKDLLHSVIALSAISMLSALLFTILRAPDVAITEAAVGAGVSTVIFVWAIRHTQRRDKEES